The genomic stretch atgaGTAAAGCCAgtggacattacattacattacagtcatttagcagacgcttttatccaaagcgacttacaggaatgatgacatcagccctaggttgctgaaagtgtgtgctggacagctggcagctcctctcaggcacctcttcaatctctccctgaggttgaagaaggtgcccacaatctggaagacgtcctgcattgacccggtgccgaagaagagtcgtcccagcggtcttaatgactacagacctgtggccctgacatcacatgtcatgaagaccctggagagactggttctgcggcacctgaggacccagcttacagctttcctggacccactacagttcgcctatctgccacacatcggggtggaggactccatcatctacctgacacacaaggccctctctcacctggagaagccgggaagcactgtgagagtcatgttctttgacttctccagtgctttcaacaccatccagccctccctactgagagagaagctgctggagatgaacctgcaccccgacaccacttcctggatcactgactacctcacaggccggccacagtacgtcagggtggatggctgtgtctctgagtctgtgatcagcaacaccggcgcaccccaaggaactatactggcaccgttcctcttcactctctacacctcggacttccgcttcaacactggttcctgccacctccaaaagttttccgatgactcctttCTCATGAAGAGGTTATGAAGACAAGAGGAGATCTAAAACATGATAAGAGTCCACAGTGTGGTGGCAAATCTCCTTTTTTGGTAAAGGACTTCACAGAAAGCAGTGAAGAAGAAGCTCGTCCCACAAGTATGATGTTGATTctgaaaccaaacaaagaaTGTTTTTCCAGAGATTTGGTGTTTCAAATGTACAATCTTCACAACAGGAAGTGctgaaaaaaacacctgaatgtttgtttaatacaCTTCCTGTggttgtttcaaaataaaagtctaccAAACGCCTTCACATTAAAAcgcttttatttagttttgtactgaaacacacacaggaagtgtaGTGTTAGTATGATCAGTAGCTGTAAATGATAACCAGAGAAACCCTCTAGCTCACTCATGACACATGTTCTAGACTTTATGGTCCCAAAGGAGGAAAACCCTCCATTGTTTATCAGAATCCTGTTAAACAGGTTTAGTGagttcttgtttctttaaagtCATATAACCAGAAAACCCCTCTAGACAGTCAGTCATGGTAACGCTGCCTCTCATGTTTCTCATGTTGATGTATTGTGTTGTCAGTGatacattcagcctgattgAAGATCATTTCTGCATATGATGTGTACAAATATTAGATAGTATTAGATATCACACTTTAGTTGCTAGGACCAAATAttgtgagaaaacacagaggttGGGCAGAGAATGTTAGATATGTTCAATAGAATCATGCAGATAAAACAACATAATCCAGTCAGAATATTGTTcctacaaaatgtatttcttactGCAGATTAGTATTAAAACTGTAGAAATAAAAGACGatcacattcattattattattgtgtataAAAAGTAAGTTACGgttattgttgatgttttttcttccagacACCAACACCTCATCCTCACTGTGTGCAGCCCTCACTACCAGGCATCACCATGGCAATGCTGTGAGTAACATCAACACACTGTGTAAAAAgaatatgtatatacatgtagaCATTACATTCAGAAAGCATTAAGAGACCGCTTCTCTTTTATTCACATTCTGTTATGTTGATGTATCAGGCAGAAAACCACAAGCATGAATTAAAACCAGCTTGTTAGGAGTTCAAAAGTCTTTAACCCGGTAAACGGACAGAGGTCAAAACCAGGAAGGCAAACGGGAAGACAACCTTAACCAGGCAAAGGGCAGGCGAGGAGTCAGAGTCCATACAGATCACACAGGAGGGAGGCAGAAGCTTCCATGGTGGAAAGATGAGCCTGCACTTGGCAGAAGCTTGAAAATGTGTCTGGCTTGGtgtttttgaagcctggatgaTAAGAAAGAGAGATGTAGGCAGTTAAAGAAAAGTTCACACCTGGGTCTTTAAGAGTTCAGTATCTTGGCGGGCTGGATGACCTCCAAGTTCCTGTGTTCTGCCCAGACCATAAACAGCTGCTCCTCCCCTTCCAACCAATGCCTCCACTCCTCCAGTGCCATCTTGACTGCCAGCAGCTCTTGGTATTCAAATATCACAGCTGTGTTCCTCTGTGGAAAGCTTTACCTGGTTTGTCTGCTGTTGTTGGGCCtcactgttgagctttctgGTGTTATATCACATTGCTTTGTCCGTCAAAGctctttgtaaactctgttttaaaggtgctttatcaataaagttataatattattattattattaattgggGTTTGAAACCAAAGCATCGTGCTTTCAACTAACTCAAATGTAAATCCACCCATATTTAGGATTATTGCTTggagcagatttaataaataataatgaatgaatatcaaaatatgcaatgattattaataattcaattatCCGTTATAAAAGTATAATAACTATCACAGCTGTGATTGAGCCTCTGATGAAAgcattgcaatatttatatatttgcatatttctgATGACATTCCTGTgaagaaaatactgtattaatAAGAACTATGCACACAATTCTAAAGAATAACATGTTATTATGTCATTTCTCCAGACAGCTGGACTCTGAGAACAATTTCTTTGTTTACACTCAGATggaaattctaaatcaaccaggactTAAATGTTAAGGATTGCTGCTTTAACTTAAGTTTCAAAGACAAGAAAGATCCTATCTTCTTATTACAGAAGCAATTCCTAAAGCCATGTCCATGACCTGTCCTATATTAGACtttctatcttatcttaacttatgAACCTTAACATTATTTCTtaacaaaaactgtaaatgtgaTTCATCAATCGGCCCTCGTCCTGTCATGCCTGCATCtatgtttaaaatgaacatgCTACTGCCTTTATCTTTGATCAGAATGTACCAGTAGTCTACATGAGGAAAAAGACGGGTGTTCAATTTTAGCTACTGTGTTCATGGAAGAAGAGAAAACCCcttttaataacttatttattatattatcatttcaAGCGCCATCAAATGGTTTGAGTAGCCTTTCCATTGCTATATTTCAGTGTTCATCATGTTCCCATCTTCATTGTCATTGCCATACAGACCTAACATCATTGCGGCGGCCATTTTTGGTAGttattttgaattgaaatcCCTATATGTCATAATAAACTGAGATGAGATAGTATTTCAGACTTCAGTAGTTTCTGTACTGAGCCTCCAGGTGCGTAAGTTTGGAGATGAGTTCTTCAAATGCAAAAGGTTCTGGGTAGAACCTCATCCCTTCAGGAAGAACATTATATTGTTTACTGATATTAAATCCTTTTCAAATGGCTTCTGCTGTTTTCATTTAGACTTCAGTGTTTTaagatgtatttcattttaatcatgTTTAATGCATTTAGCTAATCCCTTTGAATTGCCTGTGTGTATAAAAACATGccaacaaacacactttcagAATCACCTTCAGAAAGGttgtaatatattttcaaaaccaCGTGAACTTATTTCTATACATAAAATCTGAGTGTGTTAATTTAAGTACAGTAACTTCTTTTTCTACAGGAACGCCTCAATCAAATATAAGAAAACCATCTCAAAAAGTATTCTGATCCGTGAAGGACCTCCTACTGTCTACCAGCTGAGACCAGAGAAAGAGAATATTGGAACTCTGACAAGAATGACTCTTGGTGAAAAGAATCCAGAGAAGATAAACAAAACCATCTTGCTTGTTGGTGAAACAGGAACTGGAAAATCTACTCTGATCAACGCTCTGGTCAACCACTTCATGAGAGTGGAGTGGAAGGACAATGTCTGGTTTCAGATCGTAGAGGacgagaagaaaaaacaatcagagaGTCAGACATCAGATGTGACCGTGTACGAGATCTTTTTGGTTTTGAAGATGAAACTCTGCCCTTCTCTCTGACCATCATCGATACTCCTGGATATGGAGACACAGGAGGGACTGAAAAAGATTTCATGGTCAGTCAAAGATTGTTGGACTTGTTCCGCTCAGATGATGGAGTTCATGAGATCAACGCAGTCTGTCTGGTGCTGAAAGCAGCCGAGAATCGAGTGAGTGACCGACTGAGGTACATCTTAGATTCAGTGATGTCTCTGTTTGGAAAGAACATGGAGAAGAACATTGTCGCCCTCATCACACACTCAGACGGTGGGCCACCTGAAAATGCTCTACAAGCCCTCGATGCTGCAAAGATCAAATGTGCCAGAAATGAAGACAACGagccttttcattttctgttcaaTAACCGCCAGAGCAATGAGAGAACACCCAAATATAAGGTTTCTTTAAAAGGTGCATGGGACTTATCAATGGACCAAATGGATGAATTTGCTGATTTCCTGAAAAAAGCTTCACCTCAGAACCTGATGACAACAGTGGAAGTGTTGAAGGCACAAACTAGAATCACTGCCTGCATCCAAAACCTGAAAGAGAGAATCGAGTTGACTGaactgaaacagagagaaatccATCAGACTCAGGAAGCTCTGAAGAAACAtgaagaaaagatgaagaaCAATGAGGAGTTCACTGTAGAGGTTGATGAGCCCTACAAAGATAAAGAAGAGGTCAGTGAGTGGAGATGGTGGGCGTTAGGGATGAATTATGGAGGATCTGTCACCTGTAATGTCTGCGAGGAGAACTGTCACTATCCATGTACACTGGCCTGGTATCCAAAACACTGTGAGGTCATGGAAGGAGGACGCTGCACTTCATGTACCAAGAAGTGTCCTGTATCAGATCAcgtgaaagaaaagaagatcTATGTTAACAAGACGAGGAGAGTTCCAAAGACCGaagaaggaatgaaagagaagTATGAGAAGAGTAAAGCAGAAGGTGACAAGTCAACAAGCCTTCTGGagaatctaaaaaaagaaatggaagatcttcagagaggaaaagatgaGCTGTTGGAGGAGTCCTTTCAGCATGTCCTCAAACTGGAGCAGATCGCCCTGAATGTTAACTCACTGTCCACTCATGTCCACCTGGACTTCCTGctggagaagatgaaggagagaggagacacaaagaAGGTCCAGAAACTGGAGGAGATGAAACATCGAATGGAAGAAGATAAAGGAATCAAAGCAGCGCTGCAATACATGCGTGGTAGACTAGCAGCTGGTAAAGCAGCTGTAGGATGGAAGTAGGTCAGAATGATTGAGAGCAGACAGCTGAGTAGAAACAACGTCCACACTGTTGGTAAGATATATTTCATTCTAGTTCTATAAGTGTGATGGTGATTTAATATCTGAGACAATTCAAATGTAATCAGCTTTTACATGACAGATGTGTCATTTGTGTAAACATCCCCCTCTGTGGTTTGTAACCACTGTTCTTGTAGTTTGATTATCAACAGTTACTTCACCATCACAAACTGAAGTCAAAGTACAGGaatacatttacttttctttactttctttatttgatgtctTTAAGGTTTTTCTAATGTGATTTTCAGTCAATACAAGGCTGTGATTTATTCTGATGTTGACAGAAGTAAACTGGTGGTGGGACAGTAAcaatgaaatatataatataaccaTAAATCTTCTTCTCTGAATCACTTTGTACAGAGGATGTTACAGAACTGAATATTCAGCTTTCAACCTTCAGACATGAATTCTaatgttcttttatttgatTCATGATCAATATGTATGATCATATATTATAAACCCTGGTGTCTTCATGCTTATAAAGATGAGTTAGAATAGTTCAGATGACACATGTGGAGACTTGTTGAtccatttatgtattttagtgATTCTGTTGTTCCTCATGGAATCAGTCCTGACTGATGCAGCTCTCTGTCaatctttaataaaatatcatcTTGATTGAATCAGTTTGCTCACAGCGTCTTCTCTGGATCATCAGCAGCTTTTTGAGATAATGAGATTTCCTGAATAAATAATGCTTaattaaaagacatttcattGCATTTTACACCGATCTCAATATTCTGAATCAACATCCAAATCTTTATACTTCAACTATTTTCTTTCGTAACATAGACACACCCACATGGTGGATATAACCACAAACATCTGTAGCATTATTGCTTGTTGCAGTTTTCATTAATAAGAATTAATTAATATCAAAATTGTAATGATTATTAATAACTCAATTATGAATCATAAACCCATAAACGAGTATAAAAAGAATGATGGTGCTCAGCTTCCATTACACCACACCATTAGTTTAACAAACTGAATTTAGCATAAAATCAAATGAAGGACGCCACACAATTTTGTAATAATAGGGAAAACTGAAAAAATTGGTATTAATTAACAAATCCCGGAGTTCTTGTCATGGTGTACAGGAACCTATTACTTCATATACAtgcaaatcaaatgatcaagttctttatagataaaatatttattggacCAACTACAgaactaaactactaaacagaaaataaatgaataaacaattaaataaaccaaattaaTGGGATGATTAAAGAATATGATGAAGAGTAACATGAATGACAATGTGgccaggtagaatcagtgactcgTTGATGATTAGAATCATTAATTATTGTCTATCAATTAAATCTGTCGTTTGACGTCTATACCTTAGATTTAGTTCATAACATCTCAGCACCGGGTCATAAAACCTTAAAGGTTCAGTTGACCCCAAGTCTTATCTTGAGTCGGTCCAGGTACATGGTCAATTTAGAGTTCAACCATCAAGTGACCTATAGGTTCTTGAGAAAAGTCTCTGGACAAAGTTTATTAGTTCAGATTgtgtcattgttgttattatctaATTTCAGTCTTATCATTTTTCAGTGTATGTTTGCTACACATCCATACATACAGATACAAATATGGAATATGTACTTTAAATACACTTAAAGtatgttgatgttttgaaaCATGCTGAATGTAAATCAGTCAAATAAAGTTCAGgtcaaacaaataataaaaacaatgttgtgtGAGTTTATTCTCTAATTAAAAATGAGATTTGAACAGTTTTTAATCTGGAGACACCTTGTGGTGGAGTTTAaagatcttttttgtttttctcagtctAACTCAGGAGGGCTCTCTGTATCTGTTAAGTTTTGTTATTTGtctttacatgttttatttttttaaactgggtTGATTGTAAATTGTCTCATCAAACTCAGTGGCGTGTCCATTAGATACAGTGGAAGTGTGAAGTGTATCTAATGGACagggctgcacaaccagctctgctccctgTCGACCACACATCACTAAAAACTGACAGTATAAATATCtctgcaatccactgtgcaatactaacattattctgtctgtttatataatattttagttattgcgaatttataaagttttttttacttatttattattctttactgtgttattacttagtTACTTATCtacaatacttgttttgatcttgttttttactatgtctctagtttgcactttcctctctgctgctgtaatcctgcaaatgtcccactgtgggactaatgaaggcttcattagtcccacagtggggacaCTGTGGGACTAATGAAGCTTCAtcagtcccacagtggggacaCTGTGGGACTAATGAAGGCAGGGCTCTAcgctaactttttttttcaggagcaCTCGTGCCCCTAAGTTACAAAATTTAggagcacagaaaaaaaaacgggGGCACAACAGGTTTTTGTTCAGAACATTTATTAGGGTGCAGAAATTGCACACACCAACCGCACCAACAGCACCAACTTactaaaactaaattaatacaaatagaCAAGATTACATTTAGTCTGTAATATAGTTAGAGCACAATGTATGTACATTCACCTGTGAGGCATGCAATGAATGGGAATTACATGCTGTCCGGCTGCCTGTTAGAGTAGAGCACTCACTCCCCTATGCACACCCATGTTGACTTTAGCACCATCTGCACCAAATGCGACACACTTGGCCTTCCACATGTACGTCCAAGAGCATCAAATGCTGCATTGGTTCCAGCCAGGACaccttaagtaaaaaaaaaccagtgtTAAATTCCTTAAAgtagccttttttttaacaagcaaTTGTCCACATATTCATATTCTGTGTAAGTAattttgcattcatttcattGATAATGTTAGCCTATAGGCCTAACTATTGTTGTAGACATGACATTCACATTTCAG from Anoplopoma fimbria isolate UVic2021 breed Golden Eagle Sablefish chromosome 14, Afim_UVic_2022, whole genome shotgun sequence encodes the following:
- the LOC129102470 gene encoding LOW QUALITY PROTEIN: uncharacterized protein LOC129102470 (The sequence of the model RefSeq protein was modified relative to this genomic sequence to represent the inferred CDS: deleted 2 bases in 1 codon), with product MAMLNASIKYKKTISKSILIREGPPTVYQLRPEKENIGTLTRMTLGEKNPEKINKTILLVGETGTGKSTLINALVNHFMRVEWKDNVWFQIVEDEKKKQSESQTSDVTVYEIFLFEDETLPFSLTIIDTPGYGDTGGTEKDFMVSQRLLDLFRSDDGVHEINAVCLVLKAAENRVSDRLRYILDSVMSLFGKNMEKNIVALITHSDGGPPENALQALDAAKIKCARNEDNEPFHFLFNNRQSNERTPKYKVSLKGAWDLSMDQMDEFADFLKKASPQNLMTTVEVLKAQTRITACIQNLKERIELTELKQREIHQTQEALKKHEEKMKNNEEFTVEVDEPYKDKEEVSEWRWWALGMNYGGSVTCNVCEENCHYPCTLAWYPKHCEVMEGGRCTSCTKKCPVSDHVKEKKIYVNKTRRVPKTEEGMKEKYEKSKAEGDKSTSLLENLKKEMEDLQRGKDELLEESFQHVLKLEQIALNVNSLSTHVHLDFLLEKMKERGDTKKVQKLEEMKHRMEEDKGIKAALQYMRGRLAAGKAAVGWK